The Sorangiineae bacterium MSr11367 genome window below encodes:
- a CDS encoding FAD-dependent monooxygenase: MPHNAPLEIAVVGCGTAGPAAALFLSRAGHRVTMFERVPEPGPVGAGIVLQPIGQAVLGRLGLLPQVAARGARVERLLCETERGRTIFDLSYATLEPRLTGYGLHRGVLFEALFDAVRHSPVTLRCGVSIDRIEDDGGTAHVIDEAGRRHGPYQLVVVADGARSRLRPVVRTEARVRPYRWGALWFIGEDPEGQFAGRLHQIVRGTERMLGLLPTGLGPSARGTKAKPLVTLFWSLRADRFDEVRMHLDAWKREVRAHAPMAGSVLDQIESAEQITFSSYNDVTMRRWGARSVVYLGDAAHAMSPQLGQGCNLALYDAMILADCFQGPAPLERYTHARRRHLGFYQLATRALTPFFQSDARLLGWVRDRFMAALSRVPFVHREMVRSMTGLKLGWLTGTLPPVRMAEALERDLRALPGPSPPPSREEGLDLEPTVP; encoded by the coding sequence ATGCCCCATAATGCCCCGTTGGAGATCGCCGTCGTCGGATGCGGAACGGCGGGCCCTGCCGCTGCGCTCTTTCTGTCGCGCGCCGGCCACCGCGTGACGATGTTCGAACGCGTGCCCGAGCCCGGGCCCGTCGGTGCGGGCATCGTGCTGCAGCCCATTGGGCAGGCGGTGCTCGGTCGATTGGGGCTTCTGCCGCAGGTGGCCGCACGCGGCGCACGCGTCGAGCGGCTCCTCTGCGAAACGGAGCGCGGGCGCACCATCTTCGACCTGTCTTACGCAACGTTGGAGCCCCGGCTCACCGGCTATGGTCTGCACCGCGGCGTCTTGTTCGAGGCGCTTTTCGATGCCGTACGCCACAGCCCCGTCACGCTCCGATGCGGCGTCTCCATCGATCGCATCGAGGACGATGGCGGCACGGCGCACGTGATCGACGAGGCGGGGCGCCGCCATGGCCCGTACCAACTCGTCGTGGTGGCCGACGGCGCGCGCTCGCGCCTTCGGCCCGTCGTGCGCACCGAGGCCCGCGTGCGGCCGTACCGCTGGGGAGCGCTCTGGTTCATCGGAGAGGACCCCGAGGGCCAGTTCGCCGGCCGGCTGCACCAGATCGTGCGGGGCACGGAGCGCATGCTCGGTCTTCTGCCCACGGGCCTGGGCCCGAGCGCACGCGGGACCAAGGCCAAGCCGCTCGTCACCCTGTTCTGGAGCCTGCGCGCGGATCGCTTCGACGAGGTGCGCATGCACCTGGACGCCTGGAAGCGCGAGGTCCGTGCCCACGCCCCGATGGCGGGCTCGGTGCTCGATCAAATCGAAAGCGCAGAGCAAATCACCTTCTCGTCGTACAACGACGTGACCATGCGGCGGTGGGGCGCGCGCTCGGTCGTCTACCTCGGCGATGCGGCGCACGCGATGAGCCCGCAGCTCGGCCAAGGGTGCAACCTCGCACTGTACGACGCCATGATCCTCGCCGACTGCTTCCAGGGCCCGGCGCCGCTCGAACGCTACACACACGCGCGGCGGCGGCACCTCGGCTTCTACCAACTGGCGACGCGGGCGCTGACGCCGTTCTTTCAATCGGACGCGCGCCTGCTCGGGTGGGTGCGCGATCGGTTCATGGCCGCCCTCTCGCGCGTTCCCTTCGTGCATCGCGAGATGGTGCGCAGCATGACCGGGCTGAAACTCGGGTGGCTCACGGGAACCTTGCCGCCGGTGCGCATGGCCGAGGCCCTGGAGCGCGATCTTCGTGCCCTTCCCGGCCCTTCGCCCCCTCCTTCACGTGAGGAGGGGCTTGATTTGGAACCGACCGTTCCCTAA
- the sugE gene encoding quaternary ammonium compound efflux SMR transporter SugE gives MAWVYLVIAGLLEVCWAIGIKYTEGFTKLGPSVVTGVAIVASMLLLAYASRTLPIGTAYAVWVGIGAFGAAVLGMVLFKEPFTIGRAVFLALLVISIIGLKVTSPQAS, from the coding sequence ATGGCATGGGTCTATCTCGTTATTGCAGGTCTTCTCGAGGTCTGCTGGGCCATCGGCATCAAGTACACGGAGGGCTTCACCAAGCTCGGACCGAGCGTGGTCACCGGGGTGGCCATTGTCGCGAGCATGCTCCTTTTGGCCTATGCCTCGCGCACGCTTCCCATCGGCACCGCATACGCCGTGTGGGTCGGCATCGGCGCATTCGGTGCGGCCGTCCTCGGGATGGTGCTTTTCAAGGAGCCCTTCACCATCGGGCGCGCCGTTTTCCTGGCCCTTCTGGTCATATCCATCATTGGATTGAAGGTCACGAGCCCCCAGGCTTCCTGA